One Cupriavidus taiwanensis LMG 19424 DNA segment encodes these proteins:
- the tssB gene encoding type VI secretion system contractile sheath small subunit — protein MAKKESVQKRLQKVRPPRVQLTYDVEKGDAIEQKELPFVVGVVADLSGQSEVAQPKLRDRKFVNIDRDNFDDVMAGIEPRAAFQVPNTLSEEGGKFGVDLKFHSLEDFNPEAVVEQIEPLRKLLEARSKLADLRNKLAGNDKLEDLLSEVLTNTESLQKLGANARNGGDDA, from the coding sequence ATGGCCAAGAAAGAAAGTGTCCAGAAGCGCCTGCAGAAGGTGCGTCCCCCGCGTGTGCAACTGACGTACGACGTCGAGAAGGGCGATGCCATCGAGCAGAAGGAGCTGCCCTTTGTCGTGGGCGTGGTGGCTGACCTGTCGGGCCAGTCGGAAGTGGCGCAGCCCAAGTTGCGCGACCGCAAGTTCGTCAATATCGACCGTGACAACTTTGACGACGTGATGGCCGGCATCGAGCCGCGCGCCGCATTCCAGGTGCCGAACACGCTCTCCGAGGAAGGAGGCAAGTTTGGCGTGGACCTGAAGTTCCATTCCCTCGAAGACTTCAATCCGGAAGCGGTGGTCGAGCAGATCGAGCCGCTGCGCAAGCTGCTCGAAGCCCGCTCCAAGCTGGCCGACCTGCGCAACAAGCTGGCAGGCAACGACAAGCTGGAAGACCTGCTTTCGGAAGTGCTGACCAATACCGAGTCGCTGCAAAAGCTCGGTGCCAATGCCAGGAACGGTGGCGACGATGCTTGA
- the tssC gene encoding type VI secretion system contractile sheath large subunit translates to MLDNQSAAVAQPGVAVGTLNLLDEIVEQSKVAKSDAEHARAKDIIGELVSQVLDGTVVVSDNLSATLDARVAELDRLISSQLSAVMHAPEFQKLESTWRGLSYLVKETQTGTMIKIKALNATKRDLVRDFKTAIDFDQSALFKKVYEEEFGTFGGAPFGALIGDYEITRQPEDVYFIEQMSHVASASHAPFIASASPELLGLETFADLGKPRDLAKVFDTVEYAKWKSFRESEDSRYVGLTMPRFLGRLPYNPKDGTTVEGFNFVEDVDGTDHGKYLWCNAAWAFGARLTAAFEDFGWCAAIRGVEGGGLVEDLPTHTFKTDDGEIALKCPTEIAITDRREKELSDLGFIPLVHCKNSDYAAFFAAQSVQKPKKYNTDSANANAVLSAQLQYIFSVSRVAHYLKAMMRDKIGSFASAQNVESFLNRWISQYVLLDDNASQEQKAQFPLREASIQVSEVPGKPGTYRSVAFLRPHFQLDELSISLRLVADLPKAANS, encoded by the coding sequence ATGCTTGATAACCAGTCCGCTGCAGTGGCCCAGCCCGGCGTGGCTGTCGGCACGTTGAACCTGCTCGACGAGATCGTCGAGCAAAGCAAAGTCGCGAAGTCCGATGCCGAGCATGCGCGTGCCAAGGATATCATCGGCGAGCTGGTCAGCCAGGTGCTGGACGGCACCGTGGTGGTGTCCGACAACCTGTCGGCGACGCTGGATGCGCGCGTGGCGGAGCTCGATCGCCTGATCTCGTCCCAGCTCAGCGCCGTGATGCATGCGCCGGAGTTCCAGAAGCTGGAGAGCACGTGGCGCGGCCTGTCGTACCTGGTCAAGGAGACGCAGACCGGCACGATGATCAAGATCAAGGCCTTGAACGCAACCAAGCGCGACCTGGTGCGCGACTTCAAGACCGCCATCGACTTCGACCAGAGCGCGCTGTTCAAGAAGGTCTATGAAGAAGAGTTCGGCACCTTTGGCGGCGCCCCGTTTGGCGCGCTGATCGGCGACTACGAAATCACGCGCCAGCCCGAGGACGTGTATTTCATCGAGCAGATGTCGCACGTGGCTTCGGCCTCGCACGCTCCGTTCATCGCGTCGGCGTCGCCGGAGCTGCTGGGCCTGGAGACCTTCGCCGATCTTGGCAAGCCGCGCGATCTGGCCAAGGTGTTCGATACCGTCGAATATGCCAAGTGGAAGTCGTTCCGCGAATCCGAGGATTCGCGCTACGTCGGCCTGACCATGCCGCGTTTCCTGGGGCGCCTGCCGTACAACCCGAAGGATGGCACCACGGTCGAGGGCTTCAACTTCGTCGAGGACGTGGACGGCACCGATCATGGCAAGTATCTGTGGTGCAACGCCGCCTGGGCCTTTGGCGCGCGGCTGACCGCCGCCTTTGAGGATTTCGGCTGGTGCGCGGCCATTCGCGGCGTCGAAGGCGGCGGCCTGGTCGAGGACCTGCCGACGCATACCTTCAAGACCGACGATGGCGAGATTGCACTCAAGTGCCCGACCGAAATTGCCATTACGGACCGGCGCGAGAAAGAGCTGAGCGACCTCGGCTTTATCCCGCTGGTGCACTGCAAGAACTCGGACTATGCCGCATTCTTCGCCGCCCAATCGGTGCAGAAGCCGAAGAAGTACAACACCGACAGCGCCAATGCCAATGCGGTGCTGTCCGCACAGCTGCAATACATCTTCTCGGTGTCGCGCGTGGCGCATTACCTGAAGGCCATGATGCGCGACAAGATCGGCAGCTTTGCTTCAGCGCAGAACGTGGAGAGCTTCCTGAACCGCTGGATCTCGCAATACGTTTTGCTGGATGACAACGCCAGCCAGGAGCAGAAGGCGCAATTCCCGCTGCGGGAAGCCTCGATCCAGGTGTCGGAGGTACCCGGCAAGCCGGGCACCTACCGCTCCGTCGCCTTCCTGCGCCCGCACTTCCAGCTTGATGAGCTGTCCATCTCGCTGCGGCTGGTTGCGGATTTGCCCAAAGCGGCAAACTCCTGA
- a CDS encoding Hcp family type VI secretion system effector: MKDIYVKFGSPAIKGESQDKDHKDWIEVNTWKHSITQPRSATASTAGGHTAERCEHGEMVFTKDLDVVSPLLYQHVSGGTTFDEVTIDFLRADGEGKRVKYLEIKLKNAILGAVSANVVAEGIPSDSFTLKYAAVQWKYTQQKIGGNQGGNSQGAWSLTKNDKTYSV, encoded by the coding sequence ATGAAGGATATCTACGTCAAGTTCGGCAGCCCGGCAATCAAGGGCGAATCGCAAGACAAGGACCACAAGGACTGGATCGAGGTCAACACCTGGAAGCACAGCATCACGCAGCCACGTTCGGCAACCGCGTCGACCGCTGGCGGCCATACCGCAGAGCGTTGCGAGCACGGCGAGATGGTGTTCACCAAGGATCTGGACGTGGTCAGCCCGCTGCTGTACCAGCACGTGTCGGGCGGCACCACGTTCGACGAAGTCACCATCGACTTCCTGCGTGCCGACGGTGAAGGCAAGCGGGTCAAGTACCTGGAAATCAAGCTGAAGAACGCCATCCTGGGTGCGGTGTCGGCCAACGTGGTTGCCGAGGGCATCCCCAGCGACAGCTTCACGCTGAAGTACGCTGCCGTGCAGTGGAAGTACACGCAGCAGAAGATCGGTGGCAACCAGGGCGGCAACTCGCAGGGCGCCTGGAGCCTGACCAAGAACGACAAGACCTACTCGGTCTGA
- the tssE gene encoding type VI secretion system baseplate subunit TssE produces the protein MKGFEPSLLDKLFDDEPHAPLPSALRQLSLEELKATVARDIESLLNTRIVHEDADFNGLPECRRSLLTYGLNDFAGLSLASFDDRQYICQSLRNAIERHEPRLQNVNVALSVNERATSVLCFGISAVLLVGPAREPVSFDAMLQPSTLQYSVTRGRG, from the coding sequence ATGAAAGGCTTTGAGCCCAGCCTGCTCGACAAGCTCTTCGACGACGAGCCGCATGCGCCGCTGCCCAGTGCGCTGCGGCAATTGTCGCTGGAAGAACTGAAGGCGACGGTTGCCCGCGACATCGAATCGCTGCTGAACACGCGCATCGTCCATGAGGACGCCGATTTCAACGGCTTGCCCGAATGCCGCCGGTCTCTGCTGACCTATGGGCTCAACGACTTCGCGGGGCTGAGCCTGGCCAGCTTCGATGACCGCCAGTACATCTGCCAGTCGTTGCGCAATGCGATCGAGCGCCATGAGCCGCGCTTGCAGAACGTCAACGTCGCGCTGTCGGTCAACGAGCGGGCTACCAGCGTGCTGTGCTTTGGCATCAGCGCGGTGCTGCTGGTCGGACCCGCGCGCGAGCCGGTCAGCTTCGATGCCATGTTGCAGCCATCGACGCTGCAGTATTCGGTCACCCGAGGGCGGGGCTGA